Proteins from one Prevotella sp. E2-28 genomic window:
- the dgt gene encoding dGTP triphosphohydrolase: MKWENLISNCRLGQEHRHLERHDDRTEFKRDYDRLIFSAPFRRLQNKTQVFPLPGSVFVHNRLTHSLEVASVGMSLGNDVARYLCAKRPDFIDSLIPELGQIVATACLAHDLGNPPFGHSGEKAIQSFFTEGKGAYLKERVSPEFWSDITRFDGNANAFRLLTHSFKGRRQGGFAMTYSTLASIVKYPFPSYAATKNKFGFFASEREHYEVVAEALGIPQLDAEAGQERWARYPLVYLVEAADDICYEIMDLEDAFKLKILTFEETATMMLSFFDETERNRIRERISDEQLTDTNEKVQYLRACVIGKLENECVKTFLENEDKILEGTFKGSLINNMSPLQRDAYKACTEVSMARIYKSRPVLDVELSGYRIMATLMELMVEAIEHPERYYSQQLIGRVSSQYDIDSDDLETRLMAVVDYITGMTDVYALDVYQKICGISLPII, from the coding sequence ATGAAATGGGAAAATTTGATATCTAATTGCCGTTTGGGGCAGGAGCATCGTCATCTGGAGCGGCATGATGACCGTACGGAGTTTAAGCGTGATTATGACCGTCTTATTTTTTCGGCACCTTTTCGCCGATTACAGAATAAGACGCAAGTGTTCCCATTGCCTGGCAGCGTGTTTGTACACAACCGACTGACTCATTCCCTTGAGGTGGCTAGTGTTGGAATGTCACTTGGAAATGACGTGGCTAGGTATTTGTGTGCAAAAAGACCTGATTTCATCGATAGTCTTATTCCTGAATTGGGGCAGATTGTGGCTACGGCATGCTTGGCTCATGACCTGGGAAATCCTCCATTCGGCCACTCAGGTGAAAAGGCTATCCAGTCCTTTTTTACAGAAGGGAAAGGGGCTTACCTGAAAGAGCGAGTTTCACCTGAGTTTTGGAGTGATATTACTCGTTTTGATGGTAATGCGAATGCTTTCCGATTGCTGACGCATAGTTTTAAAGGACGTCGCCAAGGTGGATTCGCAATGACCTATAGCACGTTGGCAAGTATTGTAAAATATCCGTTTCCATCGTATGCTGCAACTAAAAATAAGTTTGGATTCTTTGCCTCTGAACGTGAGCATTACGAGGTTGTAGCAGAAGCTTTAGGTATACCGCAGTTGGATGCTGAAGCAGGACAGGAGCGTTGGGCTCGTTATCCGTTAGTCTATTTAGTTGAGGCTGCCGATGACATTTGTTATGAGATCATGGATTTGGAAGATGCCTTCAAACTAAAGATTTTAACGTTTGAAGAAACTGCCACGATGATGTTGTCATTCTTCGATGAAACCGAAAGAAATCGCATTCGTGAGCGTATAAGTGATGAGCAGTTGACTGATACGAATGAGAAGGTTCAATACCTGCGTGCTTGCGTAATCGGAAAGCTTGAAAATGAATGTGTAAAGACTTTCCTGGAGAATGAAGATAAAATACTGGAGGGGACATTTAAAGGTTCTCTGATAAATAATATGTCACCTCTTCAGCGTGATGCTTATAAGGCTTGTACGGAGGTGTCAATGGCTAGAATTTATAAGAGTCGTCCTGTGCTTGATGTGGAACTTTCAGGTTATCGCATCATGGCAACCTTAATGGAGCTGATGGTTGAAGCTATAGAACATCCTGAGCGCTACTATTCACAACAACTCATTGGTCGAGTAAGTAGTCAGTATGATATTGATAGCGACGATCTGGAAACCCGCTTGATGGCAGTCGTCGATTATATTACTGGCATGACCGATGTCTATGCCTTGGATGTTTATCAGAAGATTTGTGGTATCTCCTTGCCAATCATCTAA
- the recO gene encoding DNA repair protein RecO, which produces MKCKTEAIVLRTVKYGEQKIIVDMFTRQCGRLSFAVQLPRSPHAKLKKQYFQPLTLLYIEADVRPQQQLQRISEVSLSTPLPSLLSNPSKLAIGLFICEFLYYALRDEQQNEPLFDYVQTSIVWLDGREHDFANFHLVFLMHLSRFLGFYPNLDDYQEGDIFDMRLAEFSRLTPVYRDFLRPEEAARIRLLMRMDFFSMHIFRLSHTDRNRIMELLIQYYRLHIPQFPELRSLPVLQELFQ; this is translated from the coding sequence GTGAAGTGTAAAACAGAGGCCATTGTGCTCCGTACTGTGAAATATGGTGAGCAGAAAATCATTGTTGATATGTTCACTCGCCAGTGTGGGCGACTGTCGTTTGCCGTACAGTTGCCGCGCTCCCCTCATGCCAAACTGAAGAAGCAGTATTTTCAGCCTCTCACCTTATTATATATAGAGGCGGATGTGCGTCCGCAGCAACAACTGCAGAGAATAAGTGAGGTGTCACTCTCTACGCCACTTCCATCGCTCCTTTCAAATCCGTCAAAATTGGCTATCGGACTTTTCATCTGCGAGTTTCTGTATTATGCCTTACGTGATGAACAGCAAAACGAACCTTTATTTGATTATGTGCAAACCAGTATAGTATGGCTAGATGGGCGTGAGCATGATTTTGCTAATTTTCATCTGGTCTTCCTGATGCATCTTAGTCGTTTCTTGGGCTTTTATCCAAACCTCGATGATTATCAGGAGGGCGATATCTTTGATATGCGTTTAGCAGAGTTTTCTCGTTTAACCCCTGTTTATCGTGATTTCCTGAGACCCGAAGAGGCTGCCCGTATCCGTCTGTTAATGCGTATGGACTTTTTTTCTATGCATATCTTCCGTCTGAGTCATACTGATCGTAATCGTATCATGGAACTTCTTATCCAGTATTATCGTCTGCATATCCCTCAGTTCCCAGAGCTCCGTTCTCTTCCTGTGTTGCAGGAGTTGTTTCAGTAA
- a CDS encoding DUF4292 domain-containing protein — MRISNILKVAVLAIPLCLTSCHTKKQAVKDVTPTISEPGSEHSSEVYNKVMGNAQTTQFITSKLKFTVEYGSQQMALTGNLKMKRDDVIQMQLMAFGFVEAGRMEFTKDYVLIIDRINKQYLKVPYNYVDFLRNSGINFYTLQALFWNELFKPGQQSVDQNALSKFTTNTDGDDAVISLEEGKMNYSWLTNKQSGRIHMTNISYRDTFKGNTQLNWEYDEFTKMAQKMFPSVMKITMTTPERDIKLGIRLNYLSNDSDWETRTKVSDKYREVDVEQILKRFMAL; from the coding sequence ATGAGAATATCAAACATCCTGAAAGTTGCCGTTCTGGCAATTCCCCTCTGTCTAACATCCTGCCATACAAAAAAGCAGGCTGTAAAAGACGTTACGCCTACCATCTCAGAACCAGGATCTGAACATAGTAGCGAAGTTTACAATAAAGTGATGGGCAATGCACAGACAACGCAATTCATCACTTCTAAACTAAAGTTTACCGTAGAGTACGGCTCACAACAGATGGCATTGACAGGAAACTTGAAGATGAAGCGTGATGACGTGATTCAGATGCAACTCATGGCTTTCGGCTTCGTTGAAGCTGGCCGAATGGAGTTCACCAAAGATTATGTACTCATCATAGACCGCATCAACAAACAATACCTCAAGGTTCCATATAATTATGTAGACTTCCTGCGCAACAGCGGTATCAATTTCTACACCTTACAGGCACTCTTCTGGAATGAACTGTTCAAGCCCGGCCAACAGTCTGTTGACCAGAATGCGCTGAGCAAATTCACCACAAACACAGACGGAGATGATGCCGTTATCAGTTTGGAAGAAGGTAAGATGAATTACAGTTGGCTAACCAACAAGCAGTCTGGACGCATCCACATGACCAACATCTCGTATCGTGACACATTCAAAGGCAATACCCAACTGAACTGGGAATACGATGAATTCACGAAAATGGCACAGAAGATGTTTCCTAGTGTCATGAAGATTACCATGACCACACCCGAAAGAGACATTAAACTGGGCATACGTCTCAATTACCTGAGCAATGACAGCGACTGGGAAACACGCACTAAGGTTTCCGACAAATACCGTGAAGTGGATGTAGAACAGATTCTCAAACGTTTCATGGCCCTTTAA
- the gyrB gene encoding DNA topoisomerase (ATP-hydrolyzing) subunit B — protein sequence MAEELNQTEQNYSASNIQVLEGLEAVRKRPAMYIGDISEKGLHHLVNETVDNSIDEAMAGYCTHIEVTINEDNSITVQDNGRGIPVDEHEKMHKSALEVVMTVLHAGGKFDKGSYKVSGGLHGVGVSCVNALSTHMKSQVFRNGHIYQQEYEKGKPLYDVKIVGDTDITGTRQQFWPDGSIFTTTLYKYDIIAKRMRELAYLNAGITITLTDLRPDEEGNLREPEVFHAKEGLKEFVRYVDRHRTHLFDDVIYLKTEKQGVPIEVAVMYNTDYSENIHSYVNNINTIEGGTHLTGFRMALTRTLKAYADADPQISKQIEKAKIEIAGEDFREGLTAVISIKVAEPQFEGQTKTKLGNSEVAGAVQQAVGEALSNYLEEHPKEAKLICDKVVLAATARIAARKARESVQRKNPMTGGGLPGKLADCSNKDPKTCEIFLVEGDSAGGSAKQGRDRHFQAILPLRGKILNVEKVQWHRVFEAESVMNIIQSIGVRFGVEGEGDREANIDKLRYDKIIIMTDADVDGSHIDTLIMTLFYRFMPQVIQGGHLYIATPPLYKCTYKKFSEYCYTEQQRQAFIDKYVAGDENATALHTQRYKGLGEMNPEQLWETTMNPENRLLKQVTIENAAEADEIFSMLMGDDVEPRREFIEKNATYANIDA from the coding sequence ATGGCAGAAGAACTGAATCAAACAGAACAAAACTATTCCGCGAGTAACATTCAGGTGCTCGAGGGATTGGAAGCCGTGCGTAAGCGCCCAGCTATGTACATTGGCGACATTAGCGAGAAGGGACTTCACCACTTGGTAAACGAGACGGTAGATAACTCTATCGACGAGGCTATGGCCGGCTATTGCACCCATATTGAGGTGACTATTAACGAAGACAATTCTATCACAGTACAAGATAACGGACGCGGTATCCCCGTTGACGAACATGAGAAGATGCACAAGAGTGCCCTTGAGGTTGTTATGACCGTGCTTCACGCCGGTGGTAAGTTCGACAAGGGTTCATACAAGGTATCTGGTGGTCTGCATGGTGTAGGTGTAAGCTGTGTGAACGCGCTGTCAACCCACATGAAGTCTCAGGTATTCCGCAATGGCCACATCTATCAGCAGGAGTACGAGAAGGGTAAGCCTCTCTACGACGTAAAGATTGTGGGTGATACCGATATCACAGGTACCCGTCAGCAGTTCTGGCCCGACGGCTCTATCTTCACCACCACCCTCTATAAGTACGACATCATCGCCAAGCGTATGCGCGAGCTGGCCTACCTGAATGCTGGCATTACTATCACGCTGACCGACCTTCGTCCTGATGAGGAGGGAAATCTGCGTGAGCCCGAGGTATTCCACGCTAAGGAAGGCTTGAAGGAGTTTGTGCGCTACGTAGATCGTCACCGCACTCACCTCTTCGACGACGTCATCTACCTGAAGACTGAGAAGCAGGGTGTACCCATTGAGGTGGCTGTGATGTACAACACGGATTACAGCGAGAATATCCACTCTTACGTTAATAATATCAACACCATCGAAGGTGGTACTCACCTGACTGGTTTCCGTATGGCTCTGACCCGTACGCTGAAGGCATACGCTGATGCCGACCCACAGATTTCTAAGCAGATTGAGAAGGCTAAGATCGAGATTGCCGGTGAGGACTTCCGTGAGGGCCTGACCGCCGTTATCTCTATCAAGGTGGCTGAGCCTCAGTTCGAAGGACAGACCAAGACTAAACTGGGTAACAGCGAGGTAGCTGGTGCCGTACAGCAGGCCGTAGGCGAGGCGCTGAGCAACTATCTGGAGGAGCACCCGAAGGAGGCTAAGCTTATTTGCGACAAGGTGGTGCTGGCTGCCACAGCCCGTATTGCTGCCCGCAAGGCACGTGAGAGCGTACAGCGCAAGAACCCCATGACGGGTGGTGGTCTGCCTGGTAAGTTGGCCGACTGTTCTAATAAGGATCCCAAGACCTGTGAGATTTTCCTCGTCGAGGGTGACTCTGCAGGTGGTTCTGCCAAGCAGGGACGTGACCGTCACTTCCAGGCTATCCTGCCCTTGCGTGGTAAGATTCTGAACGTAGAGAAAGTACAGTGGCACCGTGTGTTCGAGGCCGAGTCTGTGATGAACATCATCCAGAGTATCGGCGTGCGTTTCGGCGTTGAGGGCGAAGGCGACCGCGAGGCCAATATTGACAAGCTGCGTTACGACAAGATTATCATCATGACCGATGCCGACGTCGATGGTTCTCACATCGACACGCTGATTATGACGCTCTTCTATCGTTTCATGCCACAGGTTATTCAGGGCGGACACCTTTACATCGCTACTCCCCCACTCTACAAGTGTACTTACAAGAAGTTCTCTGAGTACTGCTACACTGAGCAGCAGCGTCAGGCCTTCATCGATAAGTATGTAGCTGGTGATGAGAACGCTACAGCCCTGCACACACAGCGTTACAAAGGTCTTGGTGAGATGAACCCCGAGCAGCTTTGGGAGACCACCATGAACCCAGAGAACCGCTTGCTGAAGCAGGTTACTATCGAGAATGCTGCCGAGGCAGACGAGATTTTCTCAATGCTGATGGGTGACGACGTAGAGCCCCGCCGCGAATTTATTGAAAAGAACGCCACATATGCTAATATCGATGCATAA
- the dut gene encoding dUTP diphosphatase, translating to MKVNIINKGHQPLPQYATPLSAGMDLRANLEEPVILKPLERKLIPTGLHIALPAGFEAQVRPRSGLALKKGITVLNTPGTIDADYRGEIGVVLINLSQEEFVVNDGERIAQMVIARHEKAEFIEVEVLDETERGEGGYGHTGVK from the coding sequence ATGAAAGTAAATATCATCAACAAAGGGCACCAGCCCCTCCCCCAATACGCCACACCACTGAGTGCTGGCATGGATCTCCGAGCCAATTTGGAAGAGCCCGTAATTTTAAAACCACTAGAAAGGAAACTGATTCCAACGGGATTACATATTGCCCTGCCCGCAGGTTTCGAGGCGCAGGTACGCCCTCGTAGCGGACTGGCCCTGAAGAAAGGCATCACCGTGCTTAACACACCAGGAACCATTGATGCAGATTACCGCGGTGAAATCGGCGTAGTTCTTATCAACCTGTCTCAAGAAGAGTTTGTGGTCAATGATGGTGAACGAATTGCGCAGATGGTGATTGCCCGCCACGAAAAGGCTGAATTTATCGAGGTTGAGGTTCTTGACGAAACAGAACGTGGCGAAGGCGGATACGGCCACACAGGAGTAAAGTAA
- a CDS encoding tetratricopeptide repeat protein, whose protein sequence is MNKIRMIVLLLLCCLGLNAQTDSQRKYEILFHEAMLQRQKGHHDATFDLLSRCLELKPDASESYFFLAQYYSEIKNADKALVYFKKAADLCPGDMTYMETLAQSYISKEQYADAITVVEKMYEQDKSRQELLEMLYRLYYQEKDYQKAIDVLERMELIDGKSERISLTKSALYMEMDNKEKALAAIKSLAEDHPYDLNYRTLYANTLMGNDQEEEAYAILKDIMAEEPNNVKAQQSLRTYFIRTYKTESADSITRCILINKNTEINDKVYLLRQMIAENEQAGGDSTEILSVFNDMLQQPEPDADIAELKAAYMDLKQMPRDSIAAALELVLQLNPDRASARLHLVQFAWDDNNDDRIISLCQAARQYNPEEMAFYYYQGMAYYRKQDTDHALEAFQNGINVINEQSSPEIVSDFYAVMGDLLFQKDREKEAFAAYDSCLQWKPDNIGCLNNYAYYLSLKGANLERAEEMSYKTIKAEPKNATYLDTYAWILFMQGRYAEARIYIDQTLQNDSTPAAVVIEHAGDIYAQNGDITKAIEYWQQSLAKDPTNKLVARKIKRKKYIKQ, encoded by the coding sequence ATGAACAAGATCAGGATGATTGTTTTGCTGTTGCTTTGCTGTTTGGGATTAAATGCTCAAACCGACTCTCAGCGTAAATATGAAATCCTCTTCCATGAAGCCATGCTGCAGAGACAGAAAGGGCATCATGATGCCACTTTCGACTTACTCAGCAGATGTCTGGAACTGAAACCAGACGCTTCAGAATCCTATTTCTTCTTAGCTCAGTACTATAGTGAAATAAAGAATGCCGATAAAGCACTCGTCTATTTCAAGAAAGCTGCAGACCTTTGTCCTGGCGACATGACCTACATGGAAACGCTGGCCCAATCGTATATCAGCAAAGAGCAATATGCTGATGCCATCACCGTTGTTGAGAAAATGTACGAGCAGGACAAGAGCCGTCAGGAACTCTTGGAAATGCTGTACCGTCTCTATTATCAGGAAAAAGATTACCAGAAAGCCATTGATGTCTTGGAACGAATGGAACTTATCGACGGCAAAAGCGAGCGTATTTCACTGACAAAGAGTGCACTCTACATGGAGATGGACAACAAGGAGAAAGCCCTTGCTGCCATTAAGTCGCTGGCAGAAGATCATCCTTACGACCTCAACTACCGTACCCTATATGCCAATACGCTGATGGGCAATGACCAAGAGGAAGAAGCGTATGCCATCCTAAAGGATATTATGGCGGAAGAACCCAATAACGTGAAAGCCCAGCAATCACTCAGGACCTATTTCATCAGGACTTATAAAACAGAGTCTGCCGATTCTATAACTCGGTGCATCCTCATTAACAAGAATACAGAAATCAACGATAAAGTCTATCTGCTGCGACAGATGATTGCTGAAAACGAGCAGGCTGGTGGTGACAGCACAGAGATACTTAGTGTGTTTAATGATATGCTTCAGCAACCCGAGCCAGATGCCGACATTGCCGAACTAAAGGCAGCCTATATGGACTTGAAGCAAATGCCACGCGACAGCATTGCCGCAGCCCTTGAACTTGTGTTGCAACTGAATCCCGACAGAGCCTCTGCCAGACTTCATCTGGTGCAGTTTGCCTGGGACGACAATAATGACGATCGCATAATAAGTCTCTGTCAGGCTGCCCGTCAATACAACCCTGAGGAGATGGCATTCTACTATTATCAAGGTATGGCTTACTATCGCAAACAGGATACCGACCACGCCTTAGAAGCATTCCAGAACGGCATCAATGTCATCAACGAACAGAGTTCACCAGAAATCGTATCAGACTTCTATGCTGTTATGGGTGACCTTCTGTTCCAGAAAGACCGCGAAAAAGAGGCCTTTGCCGCATACGACTCCTGCCTGCAATGGAAACCCGACAACATTGGTTGTCTGAATAATTACGCCTATTACCTCAGTCTGAAGGGTGCCAACCTGGAACGGGCTGAAGAAATGAGTTACAAGACCATTAAGGCCGAGCCCAAGAACGCCACCTACCTAGACACTTACGCTTGGATACTCTTTATGCAGGGCCGTTACGCCGAGGCTCGCATCTATATTGACCAGACGCTGCAGAACGACTCCACGCCTGCAGCCGTTGTCATAGAACATGCTGGCGACATCTATGCGCAGAATGGAGATATCACCAAAGCCATAGAATACTGGCAACAATCCTTAGCAAAAGACCCAACCAACAAACTTGTAGCAAGAAAAATTAAACGCAAAAAATATATAAAGCAATGA
- a CDS encoding M20 family metallo-hydrolase — MSIEDKSRYVNDAVELLKELIATPRVSRDETAAADKMEAMMREWGLNPQREANNLWVVSDNFDETRQTILLNAHIDTVKPVATWTKNPYEALLEGDKLFGLGANDCGGGLVTLLQVFRILKERSLPFNLIYLASAEEEVSGKNGVEHVLPLLPKIDVAIVGEPTGMQPAIAEKGLMVVDGYAKGVSGHAARNEGVNAIYEALDDLVWLRDYRFGKESPLLGPTKMTVTQVESGTQHNVIPDSLHFVIDIRTNEYYQNEYVFAFLQKHMKRCELKARSFRLHSSSISEEHPLIKRCLDLGLKPFGSPTLSDQALMPFASFKLGPGESKRSHSADEFICISEIERALDLYLKIISV; from the coding sequence ATGAGTATTGAGGATAAAAGTAGATATGTGAATGATGCCGTGGAACTGCTGAAGGAACTGATTGCTACACCACGCGTCAGCAGGGATGAGACTGCGGCTGCCGATAAGATGGAAGCGATGATGCGCGAGTGGGGGCTGAACCCACAACGCGAGGCGAACAACCTGTGGGTGGTATCAGACAACTTCGATGAAACCAGACAGACTATTCTTCTCAATGCGCATATCGACACAGTGAAGCCAGTGGCAACATGGACGAAGAATCCATACGAGGCTTTGCTGGAGGGGGATAAGCTCTTTGGTTTGGGGGCGAATGATTGTGGTGGCGGACTGGTGACGCTCTTGCAGGTATTTCGTATCCTGAAAGAAAGGTCGTTGCCCTTTAACCTCATTTATCTGGCATCAGCTGAAGAGGAGGTGTCAGGTAAGAATGGGGTAGAGCATGTGCTGCCTTTGTTGCCAAAGATAGATGTGGCCATCGTGGGCGAGCCTACTGGTATGCAACCTGCTATAGCCGAGAAGGGACTGATGGTAGTAGATGGTTATGCGAAAGGTGTGAGTGGTCACGCGGCAAGAAACGAGGGCGTGAATGCTATCTATGAAGCGCTGGATGACTTGGTATGGCTGCGCGATTACAGGTTTGGTAAGGAGAGCCCGCTGTTGGGTCCTACGAAGATGACGGTGACGCAAGTAGAGAGTGGCACGCAGCATAACGTAATACCTGATAGTCTGCATTTCGTCATTGACATACGTACCAATGAATATTATCAGAACGAGTATGTGTTTGCTTTCCTTCAGAAACACATGAAACGTTGTGAGCTGAAGGCACGCTCGTTCCGATTGCATTCCTCGAGTATTTCCGAAGAACATCCTTTGATAAAACGCTGTTTGGATTTGGGCTTGAAGCCTTTTGGCTCTCCTACGTTGTCAGATCAGGCTTTGATGCCGTTTGCCTCGTTCAAACTGGGACCTGGCGAATCGAAACGCAGCCATAGCGCTGATGAGTTTATTTGCATCAGCGAGATAGAACGTGCTTTGGATTTATACCTGAAGATAATTAGCGTCTAA
- a CDS encoding peptidoglycan DD-metalloendopeptidase family protein, with amino-acid sequence MRRICILLLMLAICIATPAQKSKRKTTQRKQTTTKVQQTKKKKAKQPTQREQLQADQKKLKKDIEEKKRQKQALDLQVKKQMQDVMVLNDEISEKRRTIDTIRTDIDSLNRDLTVLHAQMDTLQMELEARQKRYAHSVRYMHRNRKLNNKMFFLFSAKNVNQMYRRTRFMNEYATYQKAQGEAVKLKQQQIEHKKQEINTCKDEKSSLLEKGKREQEHMERKQAEQKKIVAQLQKEQRSVQELIKKEQQQEAALNAKIEKLIAEEIAREKARIEAEKKRKAEELARKERERKERERRLAEAKAREEKAKAEALAAKTAKEKAEAKQRAQEAENARKTAERHVEETKKAITTFTAADPDRELSGSFANNKGRLPMPITGAYQVVRSFGSNIVEGLGNVHLSSKGLHLKGQPGAKARCVFDGEVSKIYSTGNSYIVMVRHGKYISVYCDLAAVSVAAGQKVSTNQTLGSLGSNNTMQFQLRNWTELLDPRPWLRR; translated from the coding sequence ATGAGAAGAATCTGCATACTGCTGCTTATGCTTGCTATCTGCATTGCCACTCCGGCTCAAAAGTCGAAGCGGAAGACAACGCAGCGCAAACAAACAACGACGAAAGTACAACAAACCAAGAAAAAGAAAGCTAAGCAACCCACACAGAGGGAGCAATTGCAGGCTGATCAAAAGAAGCTCAAGAAAGATATCGAGGAAAAGAAACGTCAGAAGCAAGCTTTAGACCTGCAGGTAAAGAAGCAGATGCAAGATGTGATGGTACTCAACGATGAAATCAGCGAAAAACGACGCACTATTGATACCATCAGAACTGACATTGACTCATTAAACAGAGACCTCACCGTACTTCATGCCCAGATGGACACACTTCAGATGGAACTGGAAGCACGTCAGAAACGCTATGCCCATTCCGTCAGGTACATGCACCGCAACCGCAAGCTGAACAATAAGATGTTCTTCCTTTTCAGTGCCAAGAACGTGAACCAGATGTACCGTCGCACTCGTTTCATGAATGAGTATGCCACCTATCAGAAGGCACAAGGCGAAGCTGTGAAACTGAAGCAGCAGCAGATAGAACACAAAAAGCAGGAAATCAACACTTGCAAAGACGAAAAGAGCTCCCTGCTTGAGAAAGGCAAACGCGAACAGGAACACATGGAGCGTAAACAGGCTGAGCAGAAGAAAATTGTCGCTCAGCTTCAGAAAGAACAACGCTCTGTGCAGGAACTCATTAAAAAAGAGCAACAACAAGAGGCCGCATTGAATGCGAAGATTGAAAAGTTGATTGCCGAAGAGATTGCCCGTGAAAAGGCACGCATAGAAGCAGAAAAGAAAAGAAAGGCCGAGGAACTGGCACGAAAAGAGCGCGAACGCAAAGAGCGAGAACGCCGCTTGGCCGAGGCTAAAGCTAGGGAAGAGAAAGCTAAGGCAGAAGCATTAGCCGCCAAGACTGCCAAAGAGAAAGCGGAAGCAAAACAACGTGCTCAGGAAGCAGAGAATGCGAGAAAGACTGCCGAACGCCACGTAGAAGAAACCAAGAAGGCAATCACAACCTTTACCGCCGCCGATCCCGACAGAGAACTATCTGGCAGTTTTGCAAACAATAAAGGTCGTTTACCGATGCCTATCACTGGTGCTTATCAGGTGGTGCGCAGCTTTGGTTCAAATATCGTTGAGGGCTTGGGAAATGTTCATCTAAGCAGTAAGGGTCTTCATCTCAAGGGACAGCCTGGTGCAAAGGCCCGTTGCGTGTTCGATGGCGAGGTCAGCAAAATCTATTCTACGGGTAACTCCTATATCGTGATGGTACGTCACGGCAAGTATATCTCTGTTTATTGCGACCTTGCTGCCGTCAGCGTTGCTGCTGGCCAAAAAGTCAGCACCAACCAGACGCTGGGTTCGCTTGGCTCAAACAACACCATGCAGTTCCAGTTACGCAACTGGACGGAACTGCTCGACCCACGCCCGTGGCTTAGACGCTAA
- the rpsT gene encoding 30S ribosomal protein S20: protein MANHKSSVKRIRQDKKKALHNKYYAKTMRNAVRKLRAMTNKDEAVALYPKIQKMLDKLAKTHIIHKNKAANLKSSLAQHVNKLG, encoded by the coding sequence ATGGCAAACCACAAATCATCGGTGAAGAGAATTCGCCAGGACAAGAAAAAGGCACTGCACAACAAGTACTATGCCAAGACCATGCGTAACGCCGTTCGTAAGCTGCGCGCAATGACCAACAAGGACGAGGCTGTAGCCCTCTATCCAAAGATCCAGAAGATGCTGGACAAGCTGGCTAAGACCCACATTATTCACAAGAACAAGGCCGCTAACTTGAAGTCAAGCCTCGCTCAGCACGTGAACAAACTGGGCTAA